The Mangrovibacterium diazotrophicum DNA window AAATACATTTGCCTTCTTCCTTTTCTCCCTCAAAAGGGATACAACGAATTGTCGCTTTGGTTTCTTCCTTAATTTTTTGCTCAGTTTCCGGTGTACCGTCCCAGTGGGCTAAAACAAAGCCACCTTTGCCTTTCAGCACGTTCTTGAACTCCTCGTAGTTGTCAACTTTCGTAGTGTGCTCGGTGCGGTAATCGAATGCTTTTTTGTAGATATTCGCTTGAATGTCTTCCAACAAATCAGCCACAAACTGATCGATATTTTCCAGTTGAGCAACTTCTTTGGTGAGGGTATCACGACGGGCAACTTCCACGGTCCCGTTTTCCAGGTCACGAGGTCCTACCGCCAAACGTACCGGAACACCTTTCAGCTCATACTCTGCAAATTTCCATCCTGGTTTTTTCGTGTCCGAGTTATCGTATTTCACCGAAATACCGCGAGCTTTCAACTTGGCAACAACTTCATTCACTTTTTCGTTGATTGCACTCAATTGCTCGTCGCTTCTGTAGATTGGCACAATTACCACCTGGTAAGGAGCCAATCTCGGAGGCAATACCAAACCATTATCGTCAGAGTGAGCCATAATCAATGCTCCCATCAAGCGGGTTGAAACCCCCCAGCTGGTTGCCCAAACGTAATCTTCCTTACCCTCGCGGGTAGCAAAACGCACATCGAACGCTTTCGCAAAGTTTTGCCCCAGGAAGTGTGAAGTTCCCGACTGAAGCGCTTTTCCATCCTGCATCAATGCTTCGATGGTATAAGTTTCCAACGCACCTGCAAAACGTTCGTTCTCTGATTTCGCACCTTTAATTACAGGCACAGCCATGAAGTTTTCAGCAAAATCAGCATAAACGTTCACCATACGTTCTGTCTCTTCCAACGCCTCTTCTTTCGTGGCATGCGCGGTGTGTCCTTCTTGCCACAGAAACTCTGCCGTACGCAGGAACAAACGAGTACGCATTTCCCAACGAACAACATTGGCCCATTGGTTACACAAAATAGGTAGGTCACGGTATGACTGAATCCAGTTTTTATAAGTGTTCCAAATAATCGTTTCTGAAGTCGGACGAACAATTAATTCTTCTTCCAGTTTGGCATCCGGGTCAACAACAACACCTTTTCCATCCGGGCTATTTTTTAAGCGATAATGTGTGACTACGGCACACTCTTTGGCAAAGCCTTCAACGTGATCGGCTTCTTTACTGAAAAATGATTTGGGAATGAACAGCGGAAAGTAGGCATTCACGTGCCCGGTTTCCTTGAACATGCGGTCCAGTTCGGCCTGCATTTTTTCCCATATTGCGTATCCGTAAGGTTTGATTACCATGCATCCCCGAACGGCTGAGTTTTCGGCCAAATCTGCCTTCACAACCAGCTCGTTGTACCACTGCGAGTAATTCTCACCTCGAAGAGTTAATTCTTTCGCCATTTCTTTTGATTTGGTATGGTATTTGCTTTATTTGTATTGCTATATCGAGGCTACAAAGTAAATAAAATTTATTCTTAAAAGTTACAGGAGGGATAGTTATGAAAGCAAAAGTTACAATCATCTCGGCATTAGCACTGTTACTGGGTGCTTGTACCACCGGGAACTATGTAACCGATCGGTACGACGATATCTACTTTACTCCCGGAGATGTACCTCCACCGGTCGTTGTTGACCAGGTTCCTGTTGACCAAAGCATGCAGAATTCAAAATCCGCGCCACTTGTGATGCAGGAGCAAAGTACGTCCGAATCCGGAGATCAAAGATACACCAATCATGTGTTTACCACTGAAGATCCAAATGCCGATGTGCACTATTACGACATGTCGGGTATGGAGTTGGTGGAATCCGACACTACCGCTTTGACAGATGATGGAAGTACTAATTATATCATCAATAATTATTACGAAGGTGAAGACCTCGATTTTGCCTATCGCATAAACCGTTTCCACCGATATGGCTACTACTCTCCTTATAGCTGGTATTACGATTCTTACTATTATGACCCGTTCTACTGGGATTACTGGTATTCTCCGGGCTGGAGCTTTAGCATTGGCTGGGGATGGGGTTATCCATATTACGGCTACTGGGGTAGTTCCTGGTACTGGGGCAGTCCCTGGTATTATGGCGGTGGCTACTGGGGTGGCGGCTATTACGGAGGAGGATATTGGGGCGGCGGCTACGGGCCTTCTTATCCGATCTATGACAACGACAGATACAGTTATGGACATCGTCGTTCAAATTACGGCACCGTAAGTGGTGGTCGTTATGACAGTGGAAATTCCGTAGCCAGTGGAAGAAGATCGACTACAACTGTTGGCACATCAACTAGAGGAACCGTGGCCGGTGCTACGGCAACATCCCGAAGATCAGTCGCAGGCACGACCACGCGTACAGCCGCAACAACAACGAAAAGTGCCACAATCATGGATAAAAGAAGAGATTCATCCGGAGAAGGTGTAAGCTCAACCGGAAGAAGAAGTATTTCTTCGACAACGGGAACTTACAGCGGAACCACCAGGTCTACTCAAAGCACAACAACCGGAACTGTTAGAAGTAGCTCTAGCGGTACTTCAAGATACAGCGTTCCGACACAAACAAGACAATACACACCAAGTTACACCAAACCAAGAACGGTAACCAGATCGACATACAATAATAATACCTACAACTCGACACGTTCGTCGTCCTACTCAAAACCATCGTCAACGAGTAGCTCACAAACCAGATCGACTTACCGAAGCACCTACAGCAATGGTACGACCT harbors:
- the proS gene encoding proline--tRNA ligase; its protein translation is MAKELTLRGENYSQWYNELVVKADLAENSAVRGCMVIKPYGYAIWEKMQAELDRMFKETGHVNAYFPLFIPKSFFSKEADHVEGFAKECAVVTHYRLKNSPDGKGVVVDPDAKLEEELIVRPTSETIIWNTYKNWIQSYRDLPILCNQWANVVRWEMRTRLFLRTAEFLWQEGHTAHATKEEALEETERMVNVYADFAENFMAVPVIKGAKSENERFAGALETYTIEALMQDGKALQSGTSHFLGQNFAKAFDVRFATREGKEDYVWATSWGVSTRLMGALIMAHSDDNGLVLPPRLAPYQVVIVPIYRSDEQLSAINEKVNEVVAKLKARGISVKYDNSDTKKPGWKFAEYELKGVPVRLAVGPRDLENGTVEVARRDTLTKEVAQLENIDQFVADLLEDIQANIYKKAFDYRTEHTTKVDNYEEFKNVLKGKGGFVLAHWDGTPETEQKIKEETKATIRCIPFEGEKEEGKCIYSGKPSSQRVLFAIAY